A genomic region of Stenotrophomonas sp. NA06056 contains the following coding sequences:
- a CDS encoding VIT domain-containing protein, whose translation MVFARCCTVLLLALATWPALPQASRRPAPPMTSTPLLIAPAAEQPVQLRQARIEGEVQAGIAQTRITLEFHNPNQRVLEGELQFPLGEGQQITGFALDINGELREAVPVPKDRGRQVFEEIARRGVDPGLLEQTAGNQFRLRVYPLPAGGSRRVQLVVREPLAYAGQGWRWTLPLQFVAGAAAVELDVQAPKGADTGSAPFRIADGRLHWQGRGAQLPAQLQWTLPAERKAQVQVARWQDGHYLLAQLPVPTSAAPRRVPSDVGLLWDGSGSAGQRDRSREFALLDRYFAAMGEGSVALTVLRDRAEPLRRFRIRGGDWSELRRALMAVQPDGASALAQWQPQAEVKEYLMVSDGLLTYGPEALPALAADQRLFAVSSAGARTDAIRLRGWSEAHGGSFVALGSDVDAAARELLSVPLDVQIDAGRGVQDVVIDRRSQAQGWLWLHARLAAEGVPMRVRVAGGEWQALPATQKNQDGDLLAGLWAQARLQQLGTDRRGNREAMQLLSQQFSLVGPDTSLIVLETLDDYLRYAIRPSGELRAEYDQRFARQVADRDAADRQRLDKVVTQWQQRQQWWNRSWPKGAPPQADSKALEVAAGAPPAPVAMLAAPVPAAAEMQLNAATARQRSVARPAPAPAPMQEAAADAMAAEPAAANDGRLGIKLAAWQPDSPVARRLRQGPASQLYDRYLAERDAHADSSAFFLDVADLLFEQGQRDLALRVLSNLAEMDLDNRHLLRVLGYRLLQADAPALAVPVFEQVLAMGQEEPQSFRDLGLALAAAGKSQQALAPLYQVVVRRWDSRFDGIALIALDELTNLVAGSKPRLDTQGIDPRLLQAMPLDLRVVLAWDADNSDMDLWVTDPNGERAYYGNRLTYQGGQMSQDFTGGYGPEQFSLRNAKPGRYKVEANYFGSRQQLVTGATTLMLRLTTHWGTPKQKDQRVTMRLKDRAETVLVGEFEVR comes from the coding sequence ATGGTCTTCGCCCGTTGCTGCACCGTACTGTTGTTGGCCCTGGCAACCTGGCCGGCATTGCCCCAGGCATCGCGCCGCCCGGCACCGCCGATGACGTCGACGCCGTTGCTGATCGCTCCTGCGGCAGAACAGCCCGTGCAGCTTCGGCAGGCGCGCATCGAAGGCGAGGTGCAGGCTGGCATTGCCCAGACCCGGATCACCCTGGAGTTCCACAACCCCAATCAGCGCGTGCTGGAGGGCGAGCTGCAGTTCCCGCTGGGTGAGGGTCAGCAGATCACCGGATTCGCCCTGGACATCAATGGCGAATTGCGCGAAGCGGTGCCGGTGCCCAAGGACCGCGGTCGCCAGGTGTTCGAGGAGATCGCCCGTCGTGGCGTCGACCCGGGCCTGCTCGAGCAGACCGCCGGCAACCAGTTCCGCCTGCGCGTGTATCCGCTGCCGGCCGGTGGCAGCCGCCGCGTGCAGCTGGTCGTACGCGAGCCGCTGGCATACGCCGGGCAGGGGTGGCGTTGGACACTGCCGCTGCAGTTCGTCGCCGGCGCCGCTGCTGTCGAACTGGACGTGCAGGCACCGAAGGGTGCTGACACTGGCAGCGCACCGTTCCGTATCGCCGATGGCCGCCTGCACTGGCAAGGGCGCGGCGCACAGTTGCCGGCCCAGCTGCAATGGACGCTGCCGGCCGAGCGCAAGGCGCAGGTGCAGGTTGCCCGCTGGCAGGACGGTCATTACCTGCTGGCACAGCTGCCGGTGCCGACGTCGGCCGCGCCGCGCCGCGTGCCGTCGGACGTGGGGCTGCTGTGGGATGGTTCCGGCTCCGCTGGCCAGCGCGACCGCAGCCGCGAGTTCGCGCTGCTCGATCGCTACTTCGCTGCGATGGGCGAAGGCAGTGTCGCGTTGACGGTGCTGCGTGATCGTGCCGAGCCGCTGCGTCGTTTCCGTATCCGCGGCGGCGACTGGAGTGAACTGCGCCGGGCATTGATGGCGGTACAGCCGGATGGTGCCAGTGCACTGGCGCAGTGGCAGCCCCAGGCCGAGGTGAAGGAATACCTGATGGTCAGCGATGGCCTGCTGACCTACGGGCCGGAAGCGCTGCCCGCGTTGGCTGCCGACCAGCGCCTGTTTGCGGTCAGCAGTGCGGGTGCACGCACCGATGCCATCCGCCTGCGCGGTTGGAGCGAGGCGCATGGCGGCAGTTTCGTGGCACTCGGCAGCGATGTCGATGCCGCCGCACGCGAACTGCTGTCGGTGCCGCTGGATGTGCAGATCGATGCCGGCCGTGGCGTGCAGGATGTGGTGATCGACCGCCGCAGCCAGGCCCAGGGCTGGCTGTGGTTGCATGCGCGTCTGGCAGCCGAAGGCGTGCCGATGCGGGTGCGCGTGGCCGGTGGCGAGTGGCAGGCGCTGCCCGCGACGCAGAAGAACCAAGACGGTGATCTGCTGGCTGGCCTGTGGGCCCAGGCGCGCCTGCAGCAGCTGGGCACCGACCGACGTGGCAACCGTGAGGCGATGCAGTTGCTGTCGCAGCAGTTCAGCCTGGTGGGCCCGGACACCTCGCTGATCGTGCTGGAAACCCTGGACGACTATCTGCGCTACGCGATCCGGCCGTCGGGCGAGCTGCGCGCCGAGTATGACCAGCGCTTCGCGCGGCAGGTGGCAGATCGCGATGCGGCCGACCGCCAGCGCCTCGACAAGGTGGTGACGCAGTGGCAGCAGCGCCAGCAGTGGTGGAACCGCAGCTGGCCGAAGGGCGCACCGCCGCAGGCCGATTCGAAGGCGCTGGAGGTGGCGGCCGGCGCGCCGCCGGCACCCGTGGCGATGCTGGCTGCTCCGGTGCCGGCAGCAGCGGAGATGCAGTTGAATGCAGCCACGGCGCGCCAGCGTTCGGTCGCGCGTCCCGCACCGGCACCGGCGCCAATGCAGGAAGCGGCCGCCGATGCGATGGCGGCCGAGCCTGCCGCTGCCAACGACGGTCGGCTGGGAATCAAGCTGGCTGCGTGGCAGCCGGATTCGCCGGTTGCCCGCCGCCTGCGCCAAGGGCCAGCGTCGCAACTGTACGACCGCTATCTGGCCGAGCGCGATGCGCACGCCGACAGCAGCGCGTTCTTCCTCGACGTGGCCGACCTGTTGTTCGAACAGGGGCAGCGCGATCTGGCCCTGCGCGTGCTGTCCAACCTGGCTGAGATGGACCTGGACAACCGCCACCTGCTGCGCGTGCTCGGCTATCGCCTGTTGCAGGCCGATGCCCCGGCGCTGGCGGTGCCCGTGTTCGAGCAGGTGCTGGCGATGGGTCAGGAGGAACCGCAGAGCTTCCGTGACCTGGGCCTGGCGCTGGCCGCAGCGGGCAAGTCGCAGCAGGCGCTGGCGCCGCTGTATCAAGTGGTCGTGCGGCGCTGGGATTCTCGCTTCGACGGCATCGCGCTGATCGCCCTGGATGAGCTGACCAACCTGGTAGCCGGCAGCAAGCCGCGCCTGGATACCCAGGGCATCGACCCGCGCCTGCTGCAGGCGATGCCGCTGGACCTGCGCGTGGTGCTGGCCTGGGATGCCGACAACAGCGACATGGACCTGTGGGTGACCGACCCCAACGGTGAGCGCGCGTACTACGGCAACCGCCTGACCTATCAGGGTGGGCAGATGTCGCAGGACTTCACCGGCGGCTACGGCCCGGAACAGTTCTCGCTGCGCAACGCCAAGCCCGGCAGGTACAAGGTGGAGGCGAACTATTTCGGCAGCCGCCAGCAGCTGGTGACCGGCGCGACGACGTTGATGCTGCGCCTGACCACCCACTGGGGCACGCCGAAGCAGAAGGACCAGAGGGTGACGATGCGGCTGAAGGATCGCGCCGAGACCGTGCTGGTGGGCGAGTTCGAGGTGCGTTGA